A section of the Bacteroidota bacterium genome encodes:
- the tsaB gene encoding tRNA (adenosine(37)-N6)-threonylcarbamoyltransferase complex dimerization subunit type 1 TsaB, translating to MALILSLETSTTLCSVALSLDGKTIACKELNDGYTHAENSTLFIQDVLTIANKTLNNVDAIAVGKGPGSYTGLRIGASTAKGLCYSLKKPLIAIDSLLIMANAVSSIESDALICPMIDARRMEVYTALFSAEKKQLLETCAMIIDHSSFAEELKTQKIYFIGNGAEKCKPIFANNTNAFFIDTIYPSAKEMASIADQMFLQKKFVDAAYFEPNYVKDFYTPTKK from the coding sequence ATGGCTCTTATTTTATCACTAGAAACATCTACCACACTTTGTTCGGTTGCATTGAGTCTAGATGGAAAAACTATTGCGTGTAAGGAATTAAATGATGGCTATACTCATGCCGAAAATAGTACCCTCTTTATACAAGATGTTCTTACTATAGCTAACAAAACACTAAACAATGTTGATGCTATTGCGGTAGGTAAAGGACCAGGCTCTTATACAGGACTACGAATTGGCGCATCAACTGCAAAAGGATTATGTTATTCCTTAAAAAAACCTTTGATTGCTATTGACTCCCTACTTATAATGGCAAACGCAGTTTCGTCAATAGAATCTGATGCGCTTATATGTCCAATGATTGATGCTAGAAGAATGGAGGTTTACACCGCATTGTTCTCGGCAGAAAAAAAACAATTATTAGAAACTTGTGCGATGATTATTGACCACAGTTCTTTTGCCGAAGAACTAAAAACCCAAAAAATATATTTTATTGGGAATGGTGCCGAAAAATGCAAACCCATATTCGCCAACAACACGAATGCATTTTTTATAGATACTATTTACCCATCTGCCAAGGAAATGGCAAGCATAGCAGACCAAATGTTCTTACAAAAAAAATTTGTAGATGCTGCCTACTTCGAGCCTAATTATGTAAAGGATTTTTACACGCCCACAAAAAAGTAG
- a CDS encoding DUF3127 domain-containing protein: MELTAKLSQVLPLQTGTGKNGQWKKQDIIVETEGQYPKKVCISIWGDKINESQLQVGNKLNISFDVESREYNGKWYTDVKAWKIESAGGSNNTAGKNAPSFEQELPPLPETEDDLPF; encoded by the coding sequence ATGGAATTAACAGCCAAATTGAGCCAAGTTTTGCCTTTGCAAACAGGAACCGGAAAAAACGGACAATGGAAAAAACAAGATATAATTGTAGAAACGGAAGGTCAATACCCTAAAAAAGTATGTATTTCTATTTGGGGCGATAAAATAAATGAAAGTCAACTGCAAGTTGGCAATAAATTAAACATCTCTTTTGATGTTGAAAGCAGAGAATATAATGGGAAATGGTACACCGATGTAAAAGCATGGAAAATAGAAAGTGCCGGAGGATCGAATAATACTGCAGGGAAAAACGCACCTTCTTTCGAGCAAGAATTACCTCCTCTGCCTGAAACAGAAGACGATTTGCCATTTTAA